In one window of Arachis ipaensis cultivar K30076 chromosome B06, Araip1.1, whole genome shotgun sequence DNA:
- the LOC107604660 gene encoding cytochrome P450 94B3-like yields the protein MELFSTQSFLFFLSLLTFLYLYHKAHTSHKPKPKSTGFKTYPLVGSVPHSLLNCHRFLDWTTDILCHCPTHTAIFRRLSKHHCIITANPGNVEHILKTNFHNYPKGQRFIYLLEDFLGQGIFNSDGNLWKLQRKIASYGFNTKSLRNFAIQNVTVEIQTRLIPLLQRASETDSVLDLQDVLERFAFDSVCKLAFNVDPACLAGDNTVGSGFMHAFDDAANLSSGRFLCVPQLLWKLKRLLNVGSEKKLRESIFTVHEFADEIIRSRIEAKDPTNDDVDLLSRFMAAEDNSLEFLRDVVISFILAGRDTTSSALSWFFWILSSRPDVKDKIIKEIETVRASSEKRVSEEAAFAYEELKEMKYLHAAISEAMRLYPPVPADTVACLNDDVLPDGTVIKKDWFVMIHTYAMGRMESIWGQDCAEYKPERWFDFDEDGNEVWRSESPFRYPVFHGGPRMCLGKDMAYIQMKSIAASVMERFVIDAVDKDTCPEQIFSLTLRMKRGLLVRVRPNGRR from the coding sequence ATGGAGCTATTCTCAACCCaatcctttcttttttttctctctctcctcaccTTCCTGTACCTTTACCATAAAGCCCACACCTCCCATAAACCTAAACCCAAGTCCACGGGCTTCAAAACGTACCCTCTCGTGGGCTCAGTTCCTCACTCCCTCCTCAACTGCCATCGCTTCCTAGACTGGACCACCGACATCCTCTGCCACTGTCCTACCCACACCGCGATCTTCCGCCGTCTCAGCAAACACCACTGCATCATAACCGCCAACCCGGGCAACGTCGAACACATACTCAAAACCAACTTCCACAACTACCCAAAAGGCCAACGCTTCATCTACCTCCTCGAAGACTTCCTCGGCCAAGGAATCTTCAATTCCGATGGAAACCTCTGGAAACTCCAACGCAAAATCGCAAGCTACGGGTTCAACACCAAGTCGCTTCGAAACTTTGCAATTCAAAACGTCACTGTCGAGATCCAAACGAGGCTCATTCCCTTGCTTCAAAGAGCTTCGGAGACAGACAGCGTTCTCGACTTACAGGACGTTCTTGAACGCTTCGCATTTGATAGCGTTTGCAAGCTAGCATTCAACGTCGACCCGGCATGCCTCGCCGGAGATAACACCGTCGGCAGCGGATTCATGCACGCTTTCGACGACGCCGCAAATCTCAGCTCCGGGAGGTTCCTGTGCGTGCCTCAGTTGTTGTGGAAGCTCAAGAGGCTGCTTAACGTTGGAAGCGAAAAGAAGCTTAGGGAATCAATCTTCACCGTACATGAATTCGCTGATGAGATCATACGGTCGAGAATAGAAGCCAAGGATCCCACAAACGATGACGTGGACTTATTATCACGGTTCATGGCCGCAGAGGATAACTCCCTGGAGTTTCTCCGTGATGTCGTTATAAGCTTCATTTTGGCTGGCCGCGATACTACGTCGTCTGCGCTGAGCTGGTTCTTTTGGATTCTCTCTTCAAGGCCTGACGTCAAGGATAAGATAATCAAAGAAATTGAAACTGTTCGAGCGTCGAGCGAAAAGCGCGTGAGCGAGGAGGCAGCGTTTGCGTACGAAGAGCTGAAGGAGATGAAGTACTTGCACGCCGCGATTTCTGAAGCAATGAGGCTGTACCCTCCGGTTCCAGCTGACACTGTGGCGTGCTTAAACGACGACGTTTTGCCGGATGGAACAGTGATCAAGAAAGATTGGTTTGTGATGATTCACACTTATGCAATGGGGAGGATGGAGAGTATTTGGGGTCAGGATTGTGCGGAATATAAGCCCGAAAGGTGGTTTGATTTTGATGAGGATGGTAATGAAGTGTGGCGAAGTGAAAGCCCGTTCCGGTATCCGGTATTTCACGGTGGACCGAGGATGTGTTTGGGGAAGGATATGGCTTATATTCAGATGAAATCCATTGCGGCGTCTGTTATGGAGAGGTTTGTAATCGATGCTGTGGACAAGGACACTTGTCCTGAGCAAATTTTCTCCTTGACCTTGAGGATGAAAAGAGGTTTGCTCGTGAGAGTGAGGCCAAACGGAAGACGGTGA